CAGGTAGTTTAATATTATCATCGCTGTAAAGATTTGCATAATGCCAATGTTAGTCTCATTTTACATTTTGTTCCCTGAGTATTGTAAAAGCTACTCTAACAACCATACTAGGAAATTTGAAGCAAAATACTATTGGTGGTTCGTTCAGACAACACATGAAcgacaaatttttattttcttctctttggCTTCGAGAAGCTTTAAGTTTTCACTGTCACCTACAATTGAATCGAAATTGAAACACTTGAAGAAGCACTAGGATATTTAAGTAGCATGTCTTTGAATTCCATCAGTTGTGCGGCTCTATCAGGTGAGTCTGTTTTAGAACTGAAAAGCGTTACTTCCTCCAAGACAATGGCTTTCTCCAACAAAACTTGTAAAAATTTGAGTTCATTAAGACATCCTTGGATACCCTGAATTTGAACAAACTTGAGGCAGGGCAGGCTAGGAAATGACGATCCTATTATCCAATCGCCTCCTGTGTTGTTTGAATTTAACTCTGCCTAAGCATCACAAGAAAATGAAAACTAAGTAGGTTCATAATGATGAGAGTAGTACGGTATATGAAATCAACAGACAAGAGTTCATTTATTCCTTACCCGCTCTATTGTTAAGATGATGGATTCAATATTAGGGGATATCTTGACCAAGTATGCTATCACATCCATGCAGTTTCTCGAGACCCATGTTAAAACCTCCAAAACTCTTAGATTACAGAACTGAAAGTAGGGGTCACCTGCTAGCAAGTCGAGAGATCCTGAGACAACCTTTGCACATGGACAAGAAGCAAAACATTAGTTGAAAACTTAGATTATGTCGTACTTATCTGTTTATAGAGTGAAATATGACAGTCCAAACGCatattaagaaaataaatcatCCACACTACTATTTATATGTGCAACTTATAGGGATCCATACCTCAAGAAACCCAggtgaggacaatgtaagatctGTCACGTTACGGACTGCTCTTAATAATTTTATCATCCGAGCACGATACAACTCTTTTACATCTGTAGCTAGCTCTGAATAAGTATTCGGCATTTACGGTGTAGGATCCTCATCAGCATATTTCACTCTCATTCCAATATGAGCGGTGACCAGAGAAGAAAGGTTCTCTAGAGAATAATCCTGTGACATATAATCTTTGCAGACAATGGATATAAGATTTGGAGCACGTAGCTTGACTGTGGTATCAGTAGGCCCAGAGGTGTCATAATTGTCCAATTGAAAGTGTTTAAGACTAAGAGAAGAAAAATCTAAATGTATACTGCAGTCTGTTAGCAGCAAAGACTCCAAAACTGGACAGTTTGTGAAAAGCTTACTGATCAAAGTGTTTTCATCGGAAACTGCAAGTGAGACGTCCGAAAATGCTAGATATTTGAGCCGAGGGAAATGCATCGTATTAGGCAAAACAAGGCCACTGTGTTGCATACCAGCGCCACAAAACACAAACTTTATCAACGACTTACAGGCGAAGAAACAGTCAGGCAACTTAAATATCTCATATGCAATGATAAAAAGAAGAAGCTCTTGAATATTATGCTTAACCGCAGCCATGATCCACGTATTCATACGATCTGTTATGTCATACTTGCCAAGTACATCAAGATGGTGTTTAGCGGTAAACCATGCAAGATCTAAGGTTTGGATATCTGAACTGTCACGCAGAAGCAGTAACCTATCCACAAAATTCATAAATCTATTGAAGGTGACAAAATATGTGTCTCCAGATTGGATGAACGGGATGTCCACTATAGTTAAAGTAGATAGAGAAACCCAAAGATACCTCCATCTTCTCGACAGAATACAGGTCTGTACAACATATTTTATGTCAAGGAAAGAAAAGATGCGATGAATTAACGCATCAGGTAATGCACTGATTCTGTCTTCATCCAGTGAAAACcttgatttttttgtttccaTGCTTCGTGCCTTGTTGAACAATTTTCTACAACTTTAGGTTTTTGGAATAACGACCTTTTATCTTATACAGGTTTCGTAGCCCGTAAGAGCAAGTCCAACGGGGAAAGTTAAATTTGCCTATCTGATGGTGGATGGACAGatcggtaaaaaaaaaaaaccaaacataGCAATCTTGGCCGAGCCGGTCAAGTTGAGACGTTGTTTCGTAACCTGTAAGAGCAAGTCCAATGGGTAAAGTTAAGTTTGCTCATTCGATGCACAAATCAGGGTCCCTAATCTAGGATGCACTGACGCATAACCGTATGAAATCAACAATTTGTCTTATTAAAATAGCGTCACACTCACATTGCTTTTGTATCTGTCGCTTTGGAACCCAGTAAAAGAATTGCTTGATTTTCATCCGCCAGAAATTACGGGTTTAATTCTGTCAAACAGCCAATGAGCAAACATACCGGCCGGAGACGTAAAACTATGATCCAGATGTCTCTACTTGCACCATGGGGCAAATATAAAGCATGCAACAAACTAACTAGGGTCAGAGATGAGGTCACTGGATCAAACCCCACTGTGAACAAAACACAACTTATTCAAAATTACCTTGAAGTTTCTCACGCATCTGTTGAAGCCTAACTATACTGTACGGTCTGTACCACCTTCGCAGAAGAATCAAATGACAAAGTCACCTTTTTAAAACAAGCTAGTTTTACCATGTGCTACCGTATCCTTATTTGGGACATAAAGCAAACATTCTTCATTGCGAAGGCAACAAAAAGGAGCATTAGGAACTGGCTTTTGCCATAAAAAGGAAGACAGATATGGATATTGCATTGAAAGTGTAGGTTGGCAGGTAGACTTTAGCTGCATCTTCTCGGCAGTTTCCCAGTTGCTTCTCTATTAATTCAAAGTTCTGAGCCTGTTGTATAAGTTCCCACTACTTCTACTTTGTACTTGCAGTCCAATCGAAGCCAGATAACAAAGAGGAACCCTTAATTCCTGGTATACAAAAACCAGTGCCATATGGAATGATGCTTGATAATGGAAACTTTGTGTTATATGGTGCAGGATCTGAGATTGTTTGGCAAAGTTTTGATTACCCTACTGATACTATTCTTGGCGGTCAAAGTTTAAGATCCGGAGTTGATCTCATCTCTGGTGGAAGCAGATTGTCAGTTCAGGAGATCAATGGTGCAGTTGCTATGTATAGTGCAATATCAGATGCGCTTCGGGGTTCAATGATGATACCATTACCATTACCAGTTATCCGAAGTTTGAACTTACACACTAATGGTGACCTATGTCTTGTTGGTTCTGGTGATGTAGTGCTTACATATCTTTACCGAAACGAGAATCAACAACCAAGGCAACAAGATGAAGAAAGTATTGTCAAGGAGGGTGTTCATATGTATAGAGCAACACTGGATCCAACAGGGCATTTCAGTCTGTACAAGGACAGAATTGATGGAAATGTTAGTGATCATGAGGAATCTTCTATTCTAGTACAGTCATGGCCAGTTTATCATATGAGTTCACTAAAGAAATTCCTAATCGGAGCACTGGCAATTGTTGGTTCTGCTGCGGTGATGCTGTGCGTTTCTTATTGCTGGTTCTCTTGCTTTTTGCTTTTTGTTGGTACTGTTGCTCTTTTGTGGTTGCTGGTTTTGTTGGGCATATGAGTATCCCTCAGATGTACCTAATCGCATTTAGAACGTATATATACTGAGATGTAGGTCGTATGATAGGATTTCAATTCATCAATCTATGTTTTTAGAGGAGCTTGATTGAGAGAGGTCCTTCCATTATTTGGGGGAGTTTATCTTCCTCGAGTCTATTATGATATTTACAGATTATATGAACATTTGAGTCATGTTCAGTAAATGCACTATCTATAGTTATTCCATTCGTATTTGCTTTCtgcttgttgttcttgttcgTTGCTAGTAATTACTTGCTGCTATTTGTGTGTAATTGCTTAATGATCCTTGTTGCTAGCTCTATTCAGTAGCTGTTTTTGGTTAGTTTTGCTAGTGGTTTGAGAAGGAAACTTTGTTTTGAGTaaggctgcacaacgggtagggtgggtaggatatggcctatacccgccaccctacccgtttattggcggttaagaaaaatttcacccgccatcctacccgccattaaacgggtaagatcctatccaacccattctctggcgggtcgggcagggtagggtggcgggtataaccgttttttttcttctgcagGAACAGATACATCATCAAGTACAACAGAATGGGCTATGTCTGAGATGATGAAAGTGAATTACAGGAACTAAACTAACAAGAGAAACTGCTGGTTCTTGTTGTACAATTAAGAGTTTTCTGCACTTCTTGAGCAAGTAAATCTACGTTTGGTGATCCAGAAGATGAACCTACTTCAGAAATTGAAGGAGGAGGAGTCGAATAAACGGGTGCTGCTGGTGTTGTACCTCTACCCCAAACACCACCACCGCCATGACCTCCAGCTataccaccaccagcaccatgaTCTCCAGTTACACCACGACCAGCAAGTCAATCCACGTTTGGTGATCCAGAAGATGAACAAACTTCAGAAATTGAAGGAGGAGAAGGAGTCGAAGATATGGGTGCTGCTGTTGgtgttcctcttcctcttccccaAACAcaaataccaccaccaccaccacgatCTCCAGTTTCACCAACACGATCTCCAGTTTCACCGCCTCCAAGACCTCCAGTTACACCACCACCACGACCTCCAGTTACACCACCAAAAGTTAACAAGTGATATGAATAGAAAGAACAAGTGATATGAATAGAAAGCAGAAAAAGTTAACAGGCTTCAAAGGGTCCTAATAACAGCACTGAAATCTAGAGAACAACACTGAAATCTAGAATTAGACAGTAGTTATATCCGTCTGTTGGTTAAGATACCCTTGGAGAATTAGAGGGTTCTATTGGTATCGATGATAGTGTTATTCTGCGTTGTATTGACTTGGAATAAGGAATTTGAGACtcatgtatagatctttattGGGAAAGTGGCATTCGAGATATTCTGCAGACATACAAGCATTGTGGAGACAAGTTATTTGCGAGAAAACATATATACTGGACTCCAGTGTCAACTGTCTATTTAAACTACAAAACAAATCTCTCCTTTTCTCACCCACCTAGCAAAGGTCTTAAATGTACTCACTCACCTGACATGATGCTAATGTTCAATCAAACCAATGATTTTCATTAATACTACTATTGCTGTGAGCAGAATCTAAAGCTAATTCAATTGCTTTAGATAAACCTTTAAAGACATGGGTGTCACATAATCAAAATCTCACTGAAATTGTTTGAAATATTGATAATCTAAACATttaaagacatgggttttagatAGAAATCATGAAGAGACAATTTATCAATCAGTTTACATATGACCACAGATTTTAAATCCCATTCAATTGCCTTTTCCCATCTCCTAACAGAATCGCATTGAAACTCGTCATTCATGAGGAACAAATTAAATTTCTATGAGAAATTTCATCaatcagttaacatgcatgtCAATTTTTCACGATGGCAATCATATTACTCAACTGATTTCAAGTAATTtcttcaaatacaaataaaatcacCAAGCAATACAACATATAAAAGAAAAACCCAttcaaattattaaaaaaattattcaaatTTTCACCTGAAAATTAGTTTGGATTTCAAATTAGGAGGAAGAACCACTCTCTAAACCCTTCATTAGCTTTCCAAACTCAGATTCCTCATATCCAACAACATGCATGAAATCttatgatttttcaatcaatttaacacaaaaaaaaaaaagaaacaaaatgaaCTTTGAAGTTAGATCTTACCTTGAATCAACCTATTAAAAGGTTCTAAACGAGATCTGTTAACAGATTTGAAGTTCTAAACGAGATGTGAGAGGTACTGGTAAATCAGAGGTACTGGTTTTATGTTTCTTCCGTTCTCAAAAACTCCCCTGGCCAGTTCTTCTTTTGCGTTGTGGATTCACAAGAATAGGGTTTTTCTTTTCATGATCTTCTCTTCTCTAGATTTTTTTCTTAGCAATGAATTCAGTTCTGGGAGTTTCTCTGCAGAGATAAAATGAAAACTGAATCCAGTTTTTAGTGTTGTAGGAAAATATAAAGCAACGGCAGAGATCAATAGTTGAAAGATCAACGGCAGAGATTAAACGAGAACCAACGGCAGAGATCAATAGTATAAacaggcgggtagggtaggataatttcgagctttacccgccaccctacccatcTAGCGGCggttaagaaattttttacccgccaccctacccgccaaatagtggatagggtaggatacggttaaaaaactgacgggtagggtaggattggcgggtatgggtagggtatgtgcacccctagttttGAGCTAGTAGATGATATGGGCGCGCGAGCGGAGTAGTAACAAGGGATATGAGAATCTATTCTACTGTCAACTTTCACAGTGCACTGTTTCTCTGCTTTGTTAATTTTGTGATCAGTTTCCGTCTTTAAAGTTCAGTCTAGTCTAATACTCAAATGTGAGAACCCCAACATGTACACCAGTAGTGGTGATCCACTGATCCTAAATGTGAGAGCCCCAACATAGAATAACCATGTTAACAAATTTTAAGTAGACTTTGCACAGAGTCAAGAACATTTCT
This DNA window, taken from Papaver somniferum cultivar HN1 chromosome 3, ASM357369v1, whole genome shotgun sequence, encodes the following:
- the LOC113360291 gene encoding putative F-box protein At1g58310, yielding METKKSRFSLDEDRISALPDALIHRIFSFLDIKYVVQTCILSRRWRYLWVSLSTLTIVDIPFIQSGDTYFVTFNRFMNFVDRLLLLRDSSDIQTLDLAWFTAKHHLDVLGKYDITDRMNTWIMAAVKHNIQELLLFIIAYEIFKLPDCFFACKSLIKFVFCGAGMQHSGLVLPNTMHFPRLKYLAFSDVSLAVSDENTLISKLFTNCPVLESLLLTDCSIHLDFSSLSLKHFQLDNYDTSGPTDTTVKLRAPNLISIVCKDYMSQDYSLENLSSLVTAHIGMRVKYADEDPTP